Proteins from a genomic interval of Trifolium pratense cultivar HEN17-A07 linkage group LG6, ARS_RC_1.1, whole genome shotgun sequence:
- the LOC123889377 gene encoding autophagy-related protein 18a-like, whose translation MATLPASPSPPWPNPNPNNPNSISIPNPNFLPDQSQTLDFDSLMSPQSQSPPHHSPTATSPESSPTTPPLPPSLLQLSFNQDHACFAAATDNGFRIYNCDPFRELFRREFGGGGIGHVEMLFRCNILALVGGGSHPQYPPNKVMIWDDHQGTCIGELSFRAAVRGVRLRRDRIIVVVEQKIFVYNFADLKLLHQIETIANPKGLCAVSHLSDSLVLACPGLHKGQIRVEHFAQKKTKFISAHDSRIASFALTLDGQLIATASVKGTLIRIYDTDNGTLLQEVRRGANAAEIFSLAFSSTAQWLAVSSDKGTVHVFGLKVNSSVSENEKSQGSSSSDATVPPSSSSRSFIKFKGVLPKYFNSEWSVARFHLHEGTQYTVAFGLQKNTVIILGMDGSFYRCQFDPAHGGEMTQLEYQNFLIPETAL comes from the exons atggcTACTCTTCCTGCTTCTCCTTCACCACCATGgccaaaccctaaccctaataaTCCCAATTCTATTTCTATTCCAAACCCTAATTTCCTCCCCGATCAATCTCAAACCCTCGACTTCGATTCCCTTATGTCTCCCCAATCTCAATCACCGCCACACCACTCTCCCACCGCCACTTCACCGGAATCTTCCCCCACCACACCGCCACTTCCTCCATCGTTACTTCAACTCTCATTTAACCAAGACCACGCCTGCTTCGCCGCCGCAACTGACAACGGCTTCCGCATCTACAACTGCGATCCTTTCCGTGAACTCTTCCGCCGTGAATTCGGCGGTGGAGGAATCGGTCATGTAGAGATGCTTTTCCGATGTAATATATTAGCACTTGTCGGAGGTGGGTCCCACCCTCAGTATCCTCCTAATAAAGTCATGATCTGGGATGATCATCAAGGTACTTGCATCGGTGAGCTTTCGTTCCGTGCTGCCGTTCGCGGTGTTCGGCTTCGGAGGGATAGGATAATTGTTGTGGTGGAGCAGAAGATATTTGTGTATAATTTTGCTGACTTGAAACTTTTGCATCAGATTGAAACTATTGCAAACCCTAAAGGGCTTTGTGCAGTTTCACACTTGTCTGATTCTCTTGTTCTTGCTTGTCCTGGTTTGCATAAGGGTCAGATTCGTGTTGAGCATTTTGCACAGAAGAAGACTAAGTTCATTTCTGCTCATGATTCAAGGATAGCTTCCTTTGCTCTCACTCTTGATGGACAGTTAATCGCTACCGCCAGTGTCAAGGGCACGCTGATTCGGATTTATGATACCGATAATGGCACGCTACTTCAAGAA GTGAGAAGGGGTGCAAATGCAGCAGAGATATTTAGTTTGGCGTTTTCTTCGACTGCTCAGTGGTTAGCAGTTTCAAGTGACAAGGGTACTGTCCATGTTTTTGGCCTTAAGGTTAATTCAAGTGTCTCTGAGAATGAAAAGTCACAAGGTTCGTCAAGTTCAGATGCTACCGTTCCCCCATCTAGCTCGTCTCGCTCTTTCATTAAATTTAAAG GAGTGTTGCCCAAGTATTTCAACTCAGAGTGGTCAGTTGCTCGGTTTCACTTACACGAAGGCACTCAGTACACAGTTGCATTTGGTCTCCAAAAGAATACAGTCATAATTCTTGGCATGGATGGAAG CTTCTATAGGTGCCAATTCGATCCGGCACATGGAGGTGAAATGACCCAGCTGGAATATCAAAACTTTTTAATTCCAGAGACAGCCTTGTGA
- the LOC123892694 gene encoding dephospho-CoA kinase-like, with product MRIVGLTGGIASGKSTVSNLFKSHDIPVVDADVVAREALKKGSGGWKKVVAAFGEEILLENSEVNRTRLGQIVFADPDKRQFLNRLLAPYISSGIFWEVVKLWSKGYKVIVLDVPLLFEAKIDKFTKPIIVVWVDPETQIQRLLTRDKSSEEDGRNRVNAQMPLDAKKSKADIVIDNTGSLDDLNEQFQKVLVRVTGPLAWYEFWRSRQGVSIILASLTSGVVLCMRAFNNNNS from the exons ATGAGGATCGTTGGACTGACTGGTGGAATAGCAAGTGGCAAGAGCACCGTTTCCAATTTATTCAAGTCTCATGACATCCCCGTTGTTGATGCTGATGTAGTTGCTCGC GAGGCGTTGAAGAAAGGGAGTGGTGGATGGAAAAAAGTCGTTGCTGCGTTTGGGGAGGAAATTCTACTTGAAAATAGTGAAGTTAATAGAACTAGACTGGGTCAAATTGTTTTTGCTGATCCCGATAAGCGTCAATTTCTCAATCG ATTGTTAGCACCTTATATATCTTCCGGGATCTTTTGGGAAGTTGTGAAGTTGTGGTCGAAAGGTTACAAGGTCATTGTTCTCGATGTCCCTTTGTTATTTGAGGCCAAGATAGACAAGTTCACGAAGCCCATTATTGTTGTGTGGGTTGATCCTGAAACACAGATTCAAAGACTCTTGACAAGAGACAAGTCCAGTGAGGAGGATGGTCGTAACAGGGTTAATGCTCAGATGCCGCTGGATGCTAAAAAGAGTAAAGCTGATATAGTAATTGACAACACCGGTTCACTAGACGACTTGAATGAACAATTTCAAAAGGTTTTGGTTCGTGTGACTGGACCCTTGGCATGGTATGAGTTTTGGCGTTCTAGGCAGGGAGTCTCGATCATTCTTGCTTCACTTACCTCAGGTGTTGTTCTATGTATGAGGGCATttaacaacaacaattcatAG
- the LOC123892688 gene encoding xyloglucan 6-xylosyltransferase 2-like produces MLEKCLGPQRARKFQRFLNHCKVTILCLFLTIIVLRGTIGAGKFGTPEQDFVDIRNRFTSRKLPESSHRILGEIHSTTTSTSSSRSDSSTSSTNNYNAFDINTILVDEEEEDKKRSLNEPYRLGPKISNWDEQRSKWLLENPNFPNFIRPEKPRVLLVTGSSPKSCENPVGDHYLLKSIKNKIDYCRLHGIEVFYNMALFDAEMAGFWAKLPLIRKLLLSHPEVEFLWWMDSDAMFTDMAFEVPWEKYKDSNLVMHGWNEMVYDQKNWIGLNTGSFLLRNCQWSLDILDAWAPMGPKGKVRDEAGKVLTRELKDRPVFEADDQSAMVYLLAKEKEKWGDKVYLENGYYLHGYWGILVDRYEEMIENYHPGFGDHRWPLVTHFVGCKPCGKFGDYPVERCLKQMDRAFNFGDNQILQIYGFTHKSLVSRRVRRIRNETNNPLEVKDELGLLHPTFKAVEVSSSR; encoded by the coding sequence ATGTTAGAAAAATGTTTGGGACCTCAAAGAGCTAGAAAATTTCAGAGATTTCTCAACCATTGTAAGGTTACAATCCTCTGTCTCTTCCTCACCATTATTGTCCTACGTGGCACCATCGGCGCCGGTAAATTCGGTACGCCGGAGCAAGATTTCGTCGACATTCGCAACCGTTTCACCTCTCGTAAGCTACCCGAATCATCTCACCGCATTCTCGGCGAGATtcattcaacaacaacatcaacatcttCTTCTCGTTCAGATAGTTCCACTTCTTCAACAAACAATTACAATGCTTTCGATATCAACACAATATTGGtcgatgaagaagaagaagacaaaaAACGCAGCTTGAATGAGCCTTATCGTTTAGGACCAAAAATTTCGAATTGGGATGAACAGAGATCAAAATGGCTTCTTGAAAACCCCAATTTCCCAAATTTTATTCGACCCGAAAAGCCTCGTGTGCTTTTGGTAACTGGGTCATCGCCAAAATCATGTGAGAATCCGGTTGGTGATCATTACTTGTTGAAGTCGATTAAGAACAAGATTGATTATTGTCGTTTACATGGTATTGAGGTTTTTTACAATATGGCTCTTTTTGATGCTGAAATGGCTGGTTTTTGGGCAAAGCTTCCATTGATTCGTAAGCTTCTTTTGTCACACCCAGAAGTGGAGTTTCTATGGTGGATGGATAGTGATGCTATGTTTACCGATATGGCCTTTGAGGTTCCTTGGGAGAAGTATAAAGATTCTAATTTGGTTATGCATGGTTGGAATGAGATGGTTTATGATCAGAAGAATTGGATTGGGTTGAATACCGGTAGTTTTTTGTTGAGGAATTGTCAATGGTCATTGGATATTCTTGATGCTTGGGCACCAATGGGACCAAAAGGGAAAGTTAGGGATGAAGCGGGGAAAGTGCTTACACGCGAACTCAAAGATAGGCCGGTTTTTGAAGCGGATGATCAATCTGCTATGGTTTATTTGTTGGCTAAGGAGAAGGAAAAATGGGGTGATAAGGTTTATCTTGAGAATGGTTATTACTTGCATGGTTATTGGGGGATTTTGGTCGATAGATATGAGGAAATGATTGAGAATTATCATCCTGGTTTTGGTGATCATAGGTGGCCATTGGTGACTCATTTTGTGGGGTGTAAGCCTTGTGGGAAGTTTGGGGATTATCCTGTTGAGAGATGCTTGAAGCAGATGGACAGAGCTTTCAATTTCGGTGATAATCAGATATTACAGATTTATGGATTCACACATAAATCATTGGTTAGTAGGAGAGTTAGGAGAATAAGGAATGAGACTAATAATCCTCTTGAGGTTAAAGATGAACTTGGTTTGCTCCATCCAACTTTTAAAGCTGTTGAGGTATCATCTTCTAGGTGA
- the LOC123892693 gene encoding bifunctional protein FolD 2: protein MATVIDGKAVAQTIRSEIADEVRLLSKKYGKVPGLAVVIVGNRKDSESYVKTKRKACADLGINSFDIDLPEEVSEAEVIKHVHELNANPDVHGILVQLPLPKHINEEKVLTEISLGKDVDGFHPLNIGKLAMKGRDPLFLPCTPKACLELLSRSGVSIKGKRAVVVGRSNIVGLPASLLLLKADATVTIVHSHTSQSDTESIIREADIVIAAAGQAKMIKGSWIKPGAAVIDVGTNSVDDPTRKSGYRLVGDVDFEEASKVAGWITPVPGGVGPMTVTMLLKNTLEGAKRNIEQNN from the exons ATGGCCACCGTAATCGACGGCAAAGCCGTCGCACAAACTATCCGATCTGAAATCGCCGACGAGGTCCGTCTCCTCTCTAAAAAATACGGAAAG GTTCCGGGACTTGCAGTGGTGATTGTAGGGAACAGAAAGGACTCGGAAAGCTATGTCAAAACCAAGAGAAAAGCGTGCGCTGATTTGGGAATCAATTCATTTGATATTGACCTTCCAGAAGAAGTTTCTGAAGCTGAAGTTATCAAACATGTTCATGAATTGAACGCTAATCCTGATGTACATG GTATATTGGTTCAACTTCCATTGCCTAAGCACATAAATGAAGAGAAAGTTTTGACTGAAATCAGTCTTGGGAAGGATGTAGATGGCTTCCATCCTTTGAACATTGGCAAGCTGGCAATGAAAGGCAGAGACCCTCTGTTCCTTCCCTGTACACCCAAG GCATGCCTTGAACTATTATCACGAAGTGGTGTAAGTATAAAGGGGAAGAGGGCAGTTGTGGTTGGTAGAAGCAACATAGTTGGATTACCAGCTTCACTGCTACTTTTGAAAGCAGATGCCACAGTTACCATTGTTCATTCACATACAAGTCAATCAGATACGGAAAGTATCATACGTGAAGCAGATATTGTTATTGCAGCAGCAGGACAAGCAAAGATG ATCAAGGGAAGCTGGATAAAACCTGGAGCTGCAGTGATAGATGTTGGCACAAATTCTGTTGATGATCCAACTAGGAAGTCGGGTTACAGGCTTGTTGGAGATGTAGATTTTGAGGAAGCATCTAAAGTAGCTGGTTGGATTACTCCTGTTCCTGGTGGTGTGGGTCCAATGACAGTCACAATGTTGCTGAAGAACACTTTGGAGGGTGCTAAGCGCAACATCGAGCAGAATAACTAA
- the LOC123892695 gene encoding translocator protein homolog, producing the protein MAAAPSSTTDLKQRIITPDQGQTTTTTTTNNKNGSTINSKRDKRTAMAKRGLRSLIIAVSFPLSITLLSIYISTSFTSSNHINLVITSSKKPFWFPPSWALHLMLPASSFLMGLSAWMVWADGGFHRNPTAFLLYLLQLIFTVLWDPFVFGVGATSFGLLICFGIFGSMFGCMRLFEKVNPIASSLIKPCLACIAFLSIVNLKLVFI; encoded by the coding sequence ATGGCAGCAGCACCATCTTCCACCACAGACCTCAAACAACGAATCATAACACCTGATCAAggacaaacaacaacaacaacaaccacaaaCAACAAAAATGGATCAACAATTAACAGCAAAAGAGACAAAAGAACCGCAATGGCAAAACGTGGTCTTAGATCACTCATAATAGCAGTTTCATTCCCTCTCTCAATAACCCTTTTATCCATTTACATATCTACTTCATTCACCTCTTCAAACCACATCAACCTAGTCATAACCAGTTCAAAAAAGCCATTTTGGTTTCCACCTTCCTGGGCTTTACACCTTATGTTACCTGCTTCAAGCTTCTTGATGGGTCTTTCAGCTTGGATGGTGTGGGCTGATGGTGGCTTTCATAGAAATCCAACTGCTTTTTTGCTTTACTTGCTTCAGCTTATCTTTACTGTTCTGTGGGatccttttgtttttggagTTGGAGCAACGAGTTTTGGTTTGTTGATTTGTTTTGGAATTTTTGGGAGTATGTTTGGGTGTATGCGTTTGTTTGAGAAGGTTAATCCTATTGCTAGTAGTTTGATAAAGCCTTGTTTGGCTTGTATTGCTTTTCTTTCCATTGTTAATCTGAAGCTAGTTTTTATCTGA
- the LOC123892692 gene encoding heavy metal-associated isoprenylated plant protein 36-like, giving the protein MAAAKPPSDQQVPPGSEETLKYQTWVLKVLIHCDGCTKRVKKILQGIEGVYKTEIDSQAHKVTVTGNVAAETLIKKLSRSGKSVELWPEKPPEKKDNKKDKKSSKSKDETENSTNKEKEGQKNTEQVGEISHDHQGCIDDDGGDDGEEDSDQDHKEGNNNNNGDSNKSEGGAKKKKKKKKKNKSGSVTPNNGGGEKVIIGTETIDAPVAIPKEMIMPPPPQVLQQHGTYNPYQPHMYYSHPPLTPAPPPYGLSYNTSYPVSTTSSYYVGAPVMPMHANYARLPPPPPPSHPTNNYGYHNDHEEYEGGYCSIM; this is encoded by the exons ATGGCTGCAGCCAAGCCACCATCTGATCAACAAGTTCCTCCTGGATCAGAAGAAACTCTCAAGTATCAG ACATGGGTTTTGAAAGTCTTGATCCATTGTGATGGCTGCACAAAAAGAGTCAAGAAAATTCTTCAAGGAATTGAAG GGGTTTACAAAACAGAAATTGATTCTCAGGCGCACAAGGTTACCGTTACGGGTAATGTTGCCGCCGAGACTCTCATCAAGAAGCTTTCAAGATCAGGGAAATCAGTAGAACTTTGGCCAGAAAAGCCTCCTGAGAAGAAAGATAATAAGAAAGACAAAAAGTCTTCAAAATCAAAAGATGAAACTGAAAATAGTACTAATAAGGAGAAAGAAGGCCAAAAAAATACTGAACAAGTTGGTGAAATTAGTCATGATCATCAAGGTTGTATAGATGATGATGGAGGTGATGATGGTGAAGAAGATTCAGATCAAGATCATAAAgaaggtaataataataataatggtgaTAGTAATAAAAGTGAAGGTGGTgctaaaaagaagaaaaaaaagaaaaagaagaacaaaagTGGCTCTGTTACTCCTAATAATGGAGGAGGAGAAAAAGTGATTATTGGTACAGAAACAATTGATGCACCAGTTGCAATTCCCAAGGAAATGATTATGCCACCACCACCTCAAGTACTTCAGCAGCATGGTACTTATAACCCATATCAACCACATATGTACTATTCACACCCTCCTCTCACTCCAGCACCACCACCATATGGTTTAAGTTATAACACATCATATCCTGTTTCTACCACTTCTTCTTATTATGTTGGTGCTCCTGTCATGCCTATGCATGCTAATTATGCTAGACTCCCTCCACCTCCTCCACCATCTCATCCAACCAATAACTATGGTTATCATAATGATCATGAAGAATATGAAGGTGGATATTGCTCCATTATGTGA
- the LOC123892689 gene encoding dol-P-Man:Man(5)GlcNAc(2)-PP-Dol alpha-1,3-mannosyltransferase-like, giving the protein MEIGGRRLKNVETMAVESVTQSAPPPRSKPSNAFMENPKIPIAVSLLIADSILIFLIIAFVPYTKIDWDAYMSQVEGFLGGERDYRNLKGDTGPLVYPAGFLYIYSAFLYLTGGQVYPAQILFGVLYIINLAIVIYIYVKTDVLPWWALCLLSLSKRVHSIFVLRLFNDCVAMTLLHAALLFLMHRRWNLGLIVFSVAVSVKMNVLLYAPPLLLLMLKAMDISGVLLALAGAALVQILLGLPFLVSHPVAYISGAFNLGRVFIHFWSVNFKFIPEPVFVSKGFAIFLLAAHLIALASFAHYRWCKHEGGLLKFLHSRYVFMRMKFALFFSSSFQKFGKSTSTSIKILTKEHIVTTMFVGNFIGIVCARSLHYQFYSWYFYTLPYLLWRTRYPTLVRLILFLGVELCWNIYPSNNISSALLLCLHLIILWGLWSAPPEYPYAEKEPSSHKNK; this is encoded by the exons atggAAATCGGAGGCAGAAGATTGAAAAACGTAGAAACAATGGCCGTGGAATCCGTTACACAATCAGCACCTCCGCCTAGATCAAAACCAAGCAACGCTTTCATGGAAAACCCCAAAATACCCATAGCAGTTTCTCTTCTCATTGCCGATTCAATCCTCATCTTCCTCATCATCGCATTTGTCCCCT ATACAAAAATAGATTGGGATGCTTACATGTCACAGGTTGAAGGGTTTCTAGGAGGTGAGAGAGATTACCGTAATCTAAAGGGTGATACTGGTCCTCTTGTTTACCCTGCTGGTTTTCTCTATATTTACTCTGCATTTCTGTATCTTACTGGAGGACAGGTTTACCCTGCTCAG ATTTTGTTTGGAGTTTTGTATATCATTAATCTTGCAATCGTTATATACATCTATGTCAAAACTGATGTG CTACCGTGGTGGGCTCTTTGCTTACTTTCTCTGTCAAAACGAGTGCATTCTATCTTTGTCCTCCGTCTCTTTAATGATTGTGTGGCCATGACACTTCTTCATGCTGCATTGCTCTTCCTCATGCACCGAAGGTGGAATCTAGGTTTGATTGTGTTTAG CGTGGCTGTTTCGGTTAAGATGAATGTTCTTCTTTATGCTCCGCCTTTACTGCTGCTCATGCTAAAG GCTATGGATATCAGTGGTGTGTTATTGGCTTTAGCTGGTGCAGCACTGGTTCAG ATATTATTGGGGCTTCCTTTCCTGGTTTCACATCCAGTTGCATACATATCAGGAGCCTTCAATCTTGGCCGCGTCTTCATCCATTTCTG GTCTGTTAACTTCAAATTCATCCCTGAACCAGTATTTGTATCCAAGGGATTTGCAATCTTTTTGTTGGCTGCTCACCTTATAGCACTTGCTTCATTTGCACATTATAGATGGTGCAA ACATGAAGGAGGGCTTCTAAAGTTTCTGCATTCAAGATATGTCTTTATGAGAATGAAGTTTGCACTTTTCTTCTCCTCCTCTTTTCAGAAGTTTGGCAAGAGCACTTCAACATCCATCAAGATCCTCACTAAAGAAC ATATCGTGACTACTATGTTTGTTGGAAACTTCATTGGCATTGTATGCGCTCGGTCATTGCATTATCAATTCTATTCATG GTACTTCTATACCTTACCATACTTGTTGTGGAGAACACGCTACCCAACATTGGTCCG ATTAATTTTGTTCCTGGGAGTGGAGCTGTGCTGGAATATCTATCCTTCAAACAACATTTCATCAGCTTTACTTCTCTGCCTTCACTTAATTATTCTCTGGGGTTTGTGGTCTGCTCCACCAGAGTATCCTTATGCAGAAAAAGAACCATCATCCCACAAAAACAAATAG
- the LOC123889376 gene encoding pentatricopeptide repeat-containing protein At5g56310-like, producing the protein MNDMSFLADRVVTLLKGFCRSQIQLKQIQSQIILHNLQSNTTIALHLINASQSHNLLNSLLPLFTILTPKPHVFIFNTLIRAFSHSHIPHTPLFLYTHMQKNSIFPNNFTFPFLFKSLSDSNNFIQSQCVYTHVIKLGHLNDLYVNNSLLDVYASCGYVSLCRQLFDEMSHRDVVSWTVLIMGYRFCGKYDDALLVFEQMQYAGVVPNQVTMVNALAACASSGAIEMGIWIDDMIRRNGLELDVILGTVLIDMYVKCGRVEEGLRVFGNMKERNVFTWNTVIRGLALAKSGDEAILWFNRMELDGVRADEVTLVAVLSACSHSGLVDKGRLIFNMLVDGKYGFCPNVKHYACMVDILARGGRLREAFEIMRCMPFEPTKAMWGSLLACSKSQGDLEFSEFAARKLVELEPGNAAYYVQLSNLYAEAGKWGDFERVRGMMKERELTKDLGCSSVEVERQRSASELLA; encoded by the coding sequence atgaatgaCATGAGTTTTTTGGCAGATAGAGTAGTTACCTTACTCAAAGGTTTTTGCCGTTCACAAATTCAACTCAAACAAATTCAATCACAAATCATACTTCACAATCTTCAATCAAATACAACAATCGCACTACACTTAATCAATGCATCTCAATCTCACAATCTTCTCAATTCTCTTTTACCTCTCTTCACAATCCTCACTCCAAAACCCCATGTTTTCATCTTCAATACTCTCATCAGAGCTTTCTCCCATTCCCATATCCCTCACACCCCTCTCTTTCTATACACCCATATGCAAAAAAACTCAATCTTTCCAAACAACTTCACATTCCCTTTTCTTTTCAAGTCACTTTCCGACTCAAATAACTTCATTCAATCCCAATGTGTTTACACCCATGTCATTAAACTCGGTCATTTGAATGATCTTTATGTTAATAACTCTCTTCTTGATGTATACGCTTCGTGTGGTTATGTTTCACTTTGTCGACAACTGTTCGATGAAATGTCTCACAGAGATGTTGTGTCTTGGACTGTGCTGATTATGGGTTATCGTTTTTGTGGGAAGTATGATGATGCATTGCTTGTGTTTGAACAGATGCAGTATGCGGGTGTTGTTCCGAATCAGGTCACGATGGTTAATGCTTTGGCTGCTTGTGCTAGCTCTGGTGCTATTGAAATGGGGATTTGGATTGATGATATGATACGGAGGAATGGGTTGGAATTGGATGTGATTTTGGGGACGGTGTTGATTGATATGTATGTGAAGTGTGGGAGAGTGGAAGAGGGGTTGAGGGTTTTCGGTAATATGAAGGAAAGAAATGTGTTTACTTGGAATACTGTTATTAGAGGGCTTGCTTTGGCTAAGAGTGGTGATGAGGCTATTTTGTGGTTTAATAGGATGGAGCTGGATGGAGTTAGAGCTGATGAAGTGACTTTGGTTGCGGTACTTTCTGCGTGCAGTCATTCGGGTTTGGTGGATAAGGGTCGATTGATTTTTAATATGTTGGTTGATGGAAAGTATGGATTTTGTCCTAATGTCAAACACTATGCTTGTATGGTTGATATCTTGGCACGTGGTGGTCGATTACGAGAGGCTTTTGAGATCATGAGATGTATGCCTTTTGAGCCAACGAAAGCCATGTGGGGATCATTGTTGGCTTGTTCCAAATCTCAAGGTGACTTGGAGTTCAGTGAGTTTGCAGCTAGAAAACTGGTTGAATTGGAGCCAGGTAACGCTGCCTATTATGTCCAGTTGTCGAATCTGTATGCAGAGGCAGGAAAATGGGGCGATTTTGAGAGAGTTAGGGGAATGATGAAAGAGAGGGAACTGACTAAAGACTTGGGGTGTAGTTCCGTGGAGGTTGAACGCCAAAGATCTGCTAGTGAGCTCTTGGCATAG
- the LOC123892696 gene encoding heat shock factor-binding protein-like, protein MDGHDSEDPKQSTADMTVFVQNLLQQMQTRFQTMSDSIITKIDDMGSRITELEQSINDLRAEMGVESSPSPAKPKEEGSNKEDSA, encoded by the exons atg GATGGACATGACTCAGAAGACCCAAAACAAAGCACTGCTGATATGACTGttttt GTGCAAAATCTTCTTCAGCAGATG CAAACTAGGTTCCAGACAATGTCTGACTCCATCATTACAAAGA TTGACGATATGGGAAGCCGTATAACTGAGTTGGAGCAAAGCATCAATGACCTAAGAGCAGAGATGGGAGTGGAGAGCTCTCCATCACCTGCTAAGCCAAAGGAAGAAGGGTCGAACAAAGAAGATTCAGCATAA
- the LOC123892690 gene encoding protein LOW PSII ACCUMULATION 1, chloroplastic, whose protein sequence is MVAMAVVASPQFLCFSSESNLRITTTITRPCLPLPHFNSILLRNNKIYFPLISCSSSSQTPEAQTQTAESCVNLGLQLFSKGKVKDALTQFETALSLNPNPVEAQAAFYNKACCHAYRGEGKKAADSLRTALREYNLKFGTILNDPDLASFRALPEFKELQEEARLGGEDVGSSFRRDLKLISEVQAPFRGIRRFFSVAFTAAAGISLFFNIPRILRAIQGGDGAPDILETAGNAAVNIGGIVVFVALFLWDNKKEEEQLAQISRNETLSRLPLRLSTNRIVELVQLRDIVRPVILAGKKETVTLAMRKAERFRTDLVRRGVLLVPVIFGEGRKPKIEKKGFGPKPKVAEPLPSIGEDFEKRTQSVTAQSKLKAEVRFKAEVVSPAEWERWIRDQQESEGVPVGEDVYIILRLDGRVRRSGKGVPDWEQIAKELPPIDAILSKLER, encoded by the exons ATGGTGGCAATGGCAGTGGTTGCATCACCACAATTCCTGTGCTTCTCATCAGAATCAAATTTGAGAatcacaacaacaataacaaggccatgtcttcctcttcctcatttCAACTCCATTCTTCTACGCAATAACAAGATTTATTTTCCACTCATTTCATGCTCTTCATCATCACAGACACCAGAAGCTCAAACTCAAACTGCTGAATCTTGTGTCAATTTGGGTCTTCAGCTCTTTTCCAAAGGAAAg GTTAAAGATGCTTTGACTCAGTTTGAAACAGCACTTTCTTTGAATCCCAATCCTGTAGAGGCTCAAGCTGCGTTCTATAACAAAGCTTGCTGTCATGCATATAG agGAGAAGGAAAGAAAGCTGCTGATTCTCTCCGCACTGCTTTGAGGGAATACAACCTAAAATTTGGTACAATTCTCAACGATCCAGACTTGGCCTCCTTCAGAGCTTTGCCTGAATTCAAAGAACTACAAGAAGAG GCCAGGCTGGGTGGGGAAGATGTTGGCTCCAGTTTCCGAAGAGATCTAAAACTTATCAGTGAAGTTCAAGCACCGTTTCGTGGGATTAGGAGATTCTTTTCCGTAGCATTTACAGCAGCTGCAGGAATAtcattgttttttaatataCCGAGGATATTGCGTGCAATTCAAGGTGGTGATGGTGCTCCTGATATTTTGGAAACTGCTGGCAATGCTGCCGTTAACATTGGAG GTATTGTTGTTTTTGTGGCACTATTCTTATGGGACAATAAAAAAGAGGAGGAACAGCTTGCGCAAATATCCCGAAATGAGACACTATCAAGGTTGCCTTTGCGCCTGTCAACTAATCGCATAGTTGAACTCGTGCAGCTAAGGGACATAGTTAGGCCA GTTATATTAGCTGGGAAAAAAGAAACGGTGACTTTAGCTATGCGTAAAGCAGAGAGATTTCGCACTGATCTAGTTAGACGCGGTGTTTTGTTAGTTCCTGTCATCTTCGGAGAAGGTAGAAAACCCAAAATTGAAAAGAAAGGTTTTGGCCCTAAACCAAAGGTTGCTGAGCCTCTTCCATCCATTGGG GAAGATTTTGAGAAGCGAACACAATCCGTAACTGCACAATCAAAATTGAAAGCTGAAGTTAGGTTCAAGGCTGAGGTTGTATCACCAGCTGAATGGGAACG GTGGATAAGAGATCAGCAGGAGTCTGAAGGAGTTCCAGTTGGTGAAGATGTGTACATAATACTGCGCTTAGATGGGCGAGTTCGAAGGTCTGGTAAA GGTGTACCTGACTGGGAGCAAATTGCGAAGGAGCTGCCGCCAATCGATGCAATTTTAAGCAAGCTGGAAAGATGA